From the Cyclopterus lumpus isolate fCycLum1 chromosome 25, fCycLum1.pri, whole genome shotgun sequence genome, the window TTTGACTATCATTGTGTTTATGCTGAAGCAGATTGGAcaatttcaaaaagaaaagaataataaatgttcttgtttttgttgattcCCCTCTTGCCTtattgcctctctctctgtctctgtctttcctgTTCCATGCAGGCCGGTTCTCTGCACTGCATTGTGGGAGTGTTTGTATCAGTTCTtgctctggtctctctctctctctgtctctctctctctctcttaacgCTGCAGTTGTCACATCCTGTCAGAATGAGGTCCCTGGCCCTCGGCCTCTTCTGCCTGTTGTGCTGTAACGCGGTCCGACTGGACGGACGGCGTCCCAGACCCATCGCGGTCAGAGGTCGCAATGAGACCGGTATCCAAACCAAACCAGTGGGTAAGTCATCAGTGAGAGACCCAACTGTGGGTTTTGCCAACTGCGTTTTCTATCAAAGATACAAAGTCAGAAGTTTTTCTTCCGATACTTCCCCAAACTGAGCTGTGAGTTTGGTGCATGTGGTTCCCTGATCACAAACCCTCCATGTCCTTGATCACAGAGGACCCCTGCAAAGCAATGCCGCTGGATTTCGTCTTTGTCATCGACAGCTCCCGAAGCATCCGCCCCAACGACTACGAGAAGGTCAAGGCCTTCATCGTCAACCTGCTTCAGTTCCTCAAGGTGGGCCCCGACGCCACGCGGGTCGGCCTGCTACAGTACGGCAGCGTGGTCCAGCCCGAGTTCTCCCTCAACACCTACACCACCAAGGACCGGGTGGAGCAGGCGGTGAGGAGCATGGAGCACCTCGCCACGGGGACGATGACCGGCCTGGCCATCCAGTACACCATGGAGACGGCCTTCACCGAGGAGGAGGGCGCTCGACCGGCGGACCTGCTCATCCCGCGCATCGCCATGGTCGTGACTGACGGGCGGCCTCAGGACACGGTGGAGGAGATCGCGGCTCAGGCGAGGCAGGCCGGCATCCAGATCTTTGCCATCGGAGTGGGCAGGGTGGACATGAACACGCTGAAGGCCATCGGGAGTGAGCCGCACTCTGAGCATGTGCACCTGGTGGCCAACTTTAGCCAGATAGAAACCCTCATCTCCGTGTTCCAGTCCAAACTGTGTGGAGGTGACAAATCCCATCTACTTATCTCATCCTCATTCACGCGTGCGCATGTGTTTTCACCCCTGTAATCGGAGTGCCGGTGCGTTGCAGGGTCAGAGATGTGTGAGGTGGTGGACCACCAGTGCCAGCACATCTGTGTGAGCAGCCCCGCCTCATACAGATGCAAGTGCAGGAAGGGCTTCAACCTTAACCCTGACGGCAAGACATGCACAGGTGGAGGAACTTGACTCTCATCTAATctgccctttaaaaaaaaagaaatgtccgtCAACTCTGCAAaaatgttgttgtctttgtttcccCTCCACTGTCACTCTGTAGCTGAGGATAGGTGTGCTGTGGCGGACCACGGCTGTGGACACATCTGTGCCAACCTACCAGATGGCTACGAGTGCCGCTGCCGCCCAGGATATCAACTCAACGTAGACCTGAAGACCTGCGACAGTAATGACGCACTTCCTTATTCTTCGGGGACTTCTCTTCCTTCACTACTAGTGACCTTAACCTCTTACGGTCACTACCTAGTGACCTTTTAAGGCCTCCACTTCTACATTCTGGAGTGTGGATATTTTAGCTTGAATCAGCCTTGAATTGAATTTTAACATGTACATGTCTAAATTTTGAGAATGCACACATCACAATATCTGAGGGTTCTGTTGTTTCTTTCACACAGTCCATCAGTCATGTGACTTAAATCCTCATAATACTGAGTATACAAATCAACATCAGCATGATCTTCTCACGATATGTTCTACAATGCTTACTCTTACCGGGTAAAAGGGCGTGATAGCCGAAGACTTTTGGCGAATACAACCTTGGTGTAAAGTCATTTATTTTGGTGGACCTCCAATCCAAATGAGAGCCAGCATTCTTCCCACCAGTGACATCCCTCCTCCCACTGTTGGATAACGTCCCTTTTTGCTCCTCGGGGGACGTCAGCAGAGAgccgtgtgtgtgggggggggggggggttcctgaaGGAAGTGTGCTTTAGCATCATCAGAGCAAGCAGCTGACATGTGGAGGTGTGTCCAGGGTGTCGTTGTATCCACGAGTCCAGACAAGAACGTTTGTTTGATCTTTCACAAGTCTACACCTTTACCAGTCTGAAGGTTCATCCTCCTCAGAATCGACCCCTGTGACCTTGGGAATCGTGGCTGCAGTGtgtactgactctacttctacttcttTCTGTCTTCTACAGTCAtgtcctgaaggtttcttcccttttttccctgtgaaaggaatatttttggggagtttttcctgatccgatgtgaggtcctgggacggggatgtcgtatgtgtacagattgtaaagccctctgaggctaatttgtaatttgtaatattgggctgtacaaaataaactgaattgaaaattgaattgaaagtatCGCCCTCCGTTGTTGTTCAATCTCTGTTCCGGCCTGTTTTTTTGTCACCCAGAGGTGGATCTCTGTGCTGACGGCGCCCACGGCTGTGAACAGGACTTCACCAGTACAGAGGACgcctgtgtgtgtaaatgcaggACCGGCTACACACTCAGAGCTGACGGGAAAACGTGCAAGAGTAAGTGTGAGCGTGGCTCGCTTCCTGTCATTGCTGTTATTTCAACAATGCAGAGTATTTCTTCTGCAGAGAAGACACCTGACCCAGGTGCGGTGCCTTTACTGTGGTCACCTCTGGTGATGGATGCTTGGATGGGTCAAGCGGCACGATTATATTTCCTCCCGTCGTGATAACAAGCGGGCTGTTCCCTGCAGAGACGGACCACTGCGCGGACGGGGAACACGGCTGTGAGCAGGCGTTCATGAACACTGGCGACGCGTGTGCGTGCAGATGCAGAGATGGATTCGCCCTGCGACCCGATGGGAAAACATGTCAAAGTGAGTCCAGGCCATCGTGAATATGAAGTGCACTGCAGCCGCAGGCTATTTAATAATCACAGTGATTTGATGGGACGCACATTCAAGGTTTGTAACACATTTGCTTCTGATTCGGTTTCTTCATGAATCAATTTGAATTCATATCAAACTGTAGATAAGTGAAGCCCAACGTCTTAGTGACTCATTTGACAGATGAAAACATTCAGAACGTGATCTCTCATCAGCATGTTTTCATTATTCCTAAAACCTCCGGTATTTATGTGGTCCGTCATTTTTGGATGAATTTTGAACCAGTCATGAAGTCTCTCCGAATCTGGATTAAGGGGATATTCTGTGTTTATGAAGCATTCATGTCCTCAGATAATTGTTAGTCGCCTCCTCCTCAGATACCTCACAGTTCCAGGAACATGCcattaagaataaaaaaaaattgcgaTCACAAATTGTAATTTGAGTGACTTTCACAATACATCACATTATGAAAATGAATGATTTAGACACCTGCTGTCTTTCAGGTCTGGATGCGTGTCGGACAGTGGACCATGGCTGTGAGCACCAGTGCGTCAGCACCACTGACTCCTACATCTGCAGATGTTTGGGTGGATTTATGTTGGCTGAAGATGGGAAGAGCTGCAAGAGTATGACGTCGGCTTTCTTTCATTGAGGCCTTCTGCTGAGTAAACGTACATAAAACATGAGCCTCCGTGTCCTTGTTCCTGACAGAGCCGGAGTGTGGCGATGGAGTCATGGATCTGGTTTTCGTAATCGATGGCTCGAAGAGTCTGGGCCCTGCCAACTTCGAACTGGTCAAGCAGTTTGTGAGCAGCATCGTGGACTCGCTGGACATTTCCCTGACGGGCGTGCACGTCGGCCTTCTACAGTACTCCACCAAGGTGCGCACGGAGTTCACCCTGGGCCAGTACAGCGTGGCACGCAGCGTCAAGCAGGCCGTGTCCCGGATGCAGTACATGGGGAGAGGCTCCATGACGGGCTCCGCCTTGCGCCACATGTTCGAGTCCAGCTTCTCGGCCAAAGAGGGAGCCAGGCCCAACGTGCCCCGTGTCGGCGTCGTGTTTACTGACGGGAGGTCGCAGGACGACGTGTCCGGATGGGCTGATAAAGCAAAGGACTCTGGTACCCTCCGATGCGCTAACACGGGTCTCAACCGCGCTCTTTCTTTCCTGTCGTTattctgttttctctctttcagggGTCACGTTATACGCCCTGGGTGTCGGCAAGGCCATTGAACAGGAGCTGAGACAAATAGCTTCAGAGCCCGATGAGAAGCATCTCTACTACGCTGAGAATTTTGAGAAAATTGGAGAGATTACAAAGAAGCTCAAGTCCAGGATATGTAAAGGTACTGTAGCAGTTTGTCAAAAGAAACAGAGTTTGGTGGGTCCATGTTTCTTGTAGGGTCGAGTAGGGTCACGTAATACCGTTAGCTGTGAAAACCAGGAATTATTCATGGAGGCAAAAAGAGGGGATGGTGAATTAAACGCCTTTCTTTGGGGTAATATGTAAATATCTGTATAAATACCATATAAACATACGCTTTGATTGGACCGGACAGGTCCTGAGAACGACACGTGTTGGATTTTGTCACAGAATTGCCTTGAATATATATGATCACCTGACAATAGGAACTGTTGTGCTCAAGGGTGTCCCGTTAGAAGTAGCAATGCTTCTTCCATTTAAATGGTGCATCACtgccacctgctgctgctgctgtgatgGCAAACTGAGTCAAGCAACTCAAGACAATTTGAGGCAGCAGCATTGTATTATCCATACCGCATAACTCATCAGTCACTTGTGTTTTTGCTCCGCAATCTCTGCAATATGGTGAGCAAAAAGGgtaagagaaaagaaaaaactgatCCAAGAGAGGACAAGGAGATCGTCTCATCTCACGTATTCTGTCCCCGCAGACAAACCATCCGGAGAAAGCATGTGCCAGTGTGAGAGCGTCATAATGTTTCAAACGCAGGTCACAGAGAAGCTGAAGAAGCTGGCGCAGAATAATATCCTTTTTCCAAATACCTGTGGACTCCACCGTTACACTAAGTGGATCTTTGGTCATCTTGTGTCGATGTGTCTCTGCTAAAAGAATCCCTCCAGTGCTAATGAATAGTATCAACGCCAATAGTATTTAAACAGCCCAATACCACAAATATTATAGATGTGAATTTATAAACAGCTATATGTGCAATGTGTATGAAAGTCAGAATTCTGGTCAATACTTTGATACCATATCAATCCAGGGGTTTTATCTGCCTGCATTTGTAATGTCCATGACAAACTCGTCACtttgaacatgaacacattcaaCAGCTAATTTATGCCTGCAGCTCATAAATGGAGCTGCAGGCATGTGTGAACATACTGAGactgacaaagaaacaaaggagGAGACCTTTCAACTTCTTCTGGTTTGACCATGAACACAACGGAGGAGACAGGGGTAGATGCAATACATCACAGGACAGTGAAGGGATGGTACGAACATTCACACTAGTGTGGTGCCCTACAAGCATTTCAGCTGGTGCCTTCTTGCATCGCAGCCAATTCCTCCATCAATCCTCGTGTTCATACTCTCACAGGCTCTGCACAGCTGAGTCTCTTTGTGATTAAACTATTACATTTATTAGCAATGTGCACTGTGATGTGCACTGTGATGCTGCGGGCTACCAAGAAAATAGGGCCTGCACATCGTGGCtgtgggcctttttttttaacgatatgaaatttaaaaaaattataaatataggTTTGTTCCACCCTTCTAACTAACTAATGACTTAGAACAACATCTATTGTAAAAATTaaggtttttaaaatgaaattattTTGGGAGGCACACCCAACCATGCAACAAGAGACATGTGACTGGGCCGCCGCACATGTTTACAcataaaaacatcttttttgttttaaacttgaTTATGAAAATTTAatttatctttaaaataaagCCGACCTACAGTGGAAAGCAATTTGAACACTTGGTGGgttgtgttttcatctgttCCTGCAACTTTCCTTAACTTTGCCTACTTGAAGCCATGACAAAGAAGCTGGACACACTCGAGAATCAAGTCAGACGCAAATGACTCGTCTCCCCAGACCTGCAGCGTGGTTCCATCCTGCTCTACGAGCCGCACTGAAACATATGCAATGCTTTCTACTGAAGCTATTTATACATTTCTCTCTatacacaatgtattttttgtcTGTAGTGTCATATAATgccaaattaaatgaataactgTGTACAGTAAACtgacaaatacacattttacacTTCACATGTCTTGCGTATTTCTTTACATATTTTTATCAGGCTGTATGATCACTGTAGGGAACAAGTCTCATAATTGTCACAACAATAAATGAAAGCTGTTCAGTCAGCAATATAACTGCAAAACCAGTATAACAGCATACCATCAGGGACTAAAAATAGAACCACTGAAAATAAATGCttatatgttctacatgtgctACCCATGGATGTGATAAAACTAACTAGATACAACGTCTGACTGAAAATAGCCCGATGTACCGCAGTGGGGCCCATAAAGCATTTGGCCCCAACGTAAAATTAGCTTCAAAGCCCGAGGCTCTTCCTGTGGTCTTGTTAAACTTgtaataataagaatattattattaataataacagtattattattatacagatTCCCATATTTTCGTATTTATGAGTAGCTACCAATTAAATATAATCATCAAAAATAAACGTGTAACACTGCCAATATTTGAAATGTACACAGTTGATGTCTTGACTCAAAAATTATCAGAAGTGAATAAATTGATAATATTGGATACAATATTATCATAACTGGATAACTGGATAATACTGGTTAGCATCATTGCTCGGTTAACGTAAGCGCTAAGCAGACTgtaaccaatcagaggcagagtatgGGCGTGTCTTCCTTCGAGTCGCCCCTGCACATGCGCAGAACGATTCGGGCACTGTCAAAAACCAGCAGGTAGAGCCTTTCTTCCGGAGGGGACACGCCCACAAAGGGGGAGGACAcgcacttcacacacacacacgcgtttgcacccccccaccacccacccccaccccccctcctacTGTATGAATAGT encodes:
- the LOC117728184 gene encoding matrilin-2-like: MRSLALGLFCLLCCNAVRLDGRRPRPIAVRGRNETGIQTKPVEDPCKAMPLDFVFVIDSSRSIRPNDYEKVKAFIVNLLQFLKVGPDATRVGLLQYGSVVQPEFSLNTYTTKDRVEQAVRSMEHLATGTMTGLAIQYTMETAFTEEEGARPADLLIPRIAMVVTDGRPQDTVEEIAAQARQAGIQIFAIGVGRVDMNTLKAIGSEPHSEHVHLVANFSQIETLISVFQSKLCGGSEMCEVVDHQCQHICVSSPASYRCKCRKGFNLNPDGKTCTACGDGVMDLVFVIDGSKSLGPANFELVKQFVSSIVDSLDISLTGVHVGLLQYSTKVRTEFTLGQYSVARSVKQAVSRMQYMGRGSMTGSALRHMFESSFSAKEGARPNVPRVGVVFTDGRSQDDVSGWADKAKDSGVTLYALGVGKAIEQELRQIASEPDEKHLYYAENFEKIGEITKKLKSRICKDKPSGESMCQCESVIMFQTQVTEKLKKLAQNIEAMTKKLDTLENQVRRK